The Opitutales bacterium ASA1 genome window below encodes:
- a CDS encoding glycerate kinase: MPRRVLIAFDKFKDSVPAQRACAVAAAEIQRLHPEWHLDVAPLTDGGEGFCPILVEAVGGTFHSVTVEGPLGFPREATFGMVEIDRLTAHARALLGVGAGTATTSTGERLAVIEMAAASGLALVPLGQRNPWRASTYGTGQLLRAAADLGASRILLGVGGSATIDLGLGALAALGLEFRDASHASVRPPVPADWDQVRQVEGHVADTFPPIVIACDVTNSLLGPEGAAAVYGMQKGLRNAEVPRIDELARHMATMVCAHFGKILEETTSAPGSGAAGGLPFGLGVAAGARMVGGFALVSAWLDLERRIETADLVVTGEGRFDRSSLSGKGPGAIVALARALEKRTLVFAGAVEADEADSAETGEIYAITPSGTALGEALARTEEFLAAAVAGHFS; this comes from the coding sequence ATGCCGCGCCGGGTGTTGATCGCGTTCGACAAGTTCAAAGATTCCGTTCCGGCACAACGCGCCTGCGCCGTCGCCGCCGCCGAAATCCAGCGCCTGCACCCCGAGTGGCACCTCGACGTGGCCCCGCTCACCGACGGGGGCGAAGGTTTCTGTCCCATCCTCGTCGAAGCCGTCGGAGGCACGTTTCACTCGGTCACGGTCGAGGGTCCGCTCGGGTTTCCACGCGAAGCCACCTTCGGCATGGTCGAGATCGATCGCCTCACCGCGCACGCGCGCGCTCTCTTGGGCGTCGGCGCCGGGACCGCCACCACTTCCACGGGCGAACGCCTCGCGGTCATCGAGATGGCGGCCGCAAGTGGGCTTGCGCTCGTTCCCCTCGGGCAGCGCAACCCGTGGCGCGCCTCGACCTACGGCACCGGACAACTGTTGCGCGCCGCAGCCGATCTCGGTGCGTCCCGCATCCTTCTCGGCGTCGGCGGCAGCGCCACCATCGATCTCGGTCTCGGGGCGCTCGCGGCCTTGGGGCTGGAGTTTCGAGACGCATCGCACGCTTCGGTGCGTCCGCCCGTTCCTGCCGACTGGGATCAAGTCCGCCAGGTCGAGGGACACGTCGCGGACACTTTTCCGCCCATCGTGATCGCGTGCGATGTGACCAACTCCTTGCTCGGTCCCGAAGGCGCGGCCGCGGTCTACGGTATGCAAAAAGGCCTACGCAACGCCGAGGTCCCTCGTATCGACGAGCTCGCCCGCCACATGGCGACGATGGTCTGCGCACACTTCGGCAAGATCCTCGAGGAAACGACCTCCGCGCCCGGCTCGGGTGCTGCGGGCGGTTTGCCCTTCGGTCTCGGCGTCGCCGCGGGCGCACGCATGGTCGGCGGATTCGCCCTCGTGTCGGCATGGCTCGACCTCGAGCGCCGCATCGAGACGGCGGATCTCGTCGTGACGGGCGAAGGCCGTTTCGACCGCAGCAGTCTCTCCGGCAAGGGACCGGGAGCGATCGTCGCCCTCGCTCGCGCGCTGGAGAAACGCACGCTCGTGTTCGCCGGCGCCGTCGAAGCCGACGAAGCCGACAGCGCCGAGACGGGCGAGATCTACGCCATCACACCATCAGGTACGGCGCTCGGCGAAGCGCTCGCTCGCACCGAGGAGTTTCTCGCCGCCGCCGTCGCCGGACACTTTTCCTGA